A region of Fibrobacter succinogenes subsp. succinogenes S85 DNA encodes the following proteins:
- a CDS encoding FKBP-type peptidyl-prolyl cis-trans isomerase yields MACGGSKPAPAVDLTPVPAPVEPEKVSTAPELTPVPEPSEVHEQKVFLDNAVDRYSYALGVDFGRALSNINVPVKLDVLIDAMKDVLDSSREILMSDSMSEAALQDLLNQMQIQKDVDEAAAARKALSDQAAFLSKNIQDPRIWVTKKGVQYLMLKEGTGIKPKLTDKVQVHYVGTLLNGTEFDSSIKRGAPMEFPVTSVIEGWQDLLLEMKVGEKVRAWIPSALAYGEAGAPPSIPPNALLVFEVELLQVFPAK; encoded by the coding sequence GTGGCATGCGGTGGCAGTAAACCTGCTCCTGCTGTTGATTTGACCCCTGTTCCTGCACCTGTGGAGCCCGAAAAAGTCTCTACGGCTCCCGAGTTGACGCCTGTGCCGGAACCTAGCGAGGTTCATGAACAGAAAGTGTTCCTAGACAATGCTGTTGACCGCTACAGCTATGCGTTGGGTGTTGACTTTGGCAGGGCTCTTTCCAATATCAATGTGCCTGTAAAGCTTGATGTCCTCATTGATGCCATGAAAGATGTACTCGATTCCAGCCGTGAAATCCTTATGTCGGATTCTATGTCCGAGGCTGCCCTTCAGGACTTGCTGAACCAGATGCAAATCCAGAAGGATGTCGACGAGGCCGCTGCGGCACGCAAGGCGCTTAGCGACCAGGCGGCTTTCCTTTCAAAAAATATCCAGGATCCGAGAATCTGGGTTACAAAAAAAGGCGTGCAGTACCTGATGCTCAAGGAAGGGACGGGCATTAAGCCTAAGCTGACCGACAAGGTGCAGGTGCATTATGTGGGTACGCTTCTCAATGGTACGGAATTTGACAGTAGCATCAAGCGTGGTGCGCCGATGGAATTCCCGGTGACCTCCGTAATTGAAGGCTGGCAGGACCTGCTCCTGGAAATGAAGGTCGGCGAGAAGGTAAGGGCCTGGATCCCGAGTGCGCTTGCTTATGGCGAGGCGGGTGCTCCGCCATCAATTCCGCCTAACGCGCTCCTTGTTTTCGAGGTGGAGCTGCTGCAGGTTTTCCCGGCGAAGTAA
- a CDS encoding alginate O-acetyltransferase AlgX-related protein, translated as MIRKSSVCKWLKVTKSALVALFALCTLWPAQANAASELQKQMTRDMKKCGSTTEEVTCVVEGKDGWLFLQESLLNATKRWNDNTPQIIAFKDSLEARGIKLIVVPVPDKLLVVPEQYSDKAKKGIKLPQYKKWVDKLRKHNVTVIDALENLKDLHKKLGTETPMFEPYESHCTGPARLVLANMAADSIAPLLYGMNRKRYPMRDTIVDGTGNLYDLLHGNEIEYKIKEQKVLGTDGYKYRGSKKAPIVVIGDSNVGQGKSYGAQIGAYIAAATSVETYSISKVGGGNIGPQMFKGKESFLEGKKAVVWVFDGRELYGHFKAPEF; from the coding sequence GTGATTAGAAAATCATCCGTCTGCAAATGGCTTAAAGTAACGAAGAGCGCCCTCGTGGCGCTTTTCGCTTTATGCACTTTGTGGCCCGCACAGGCAAACGCCGCATCCGAACTCCAGAAGCAGATGACGCGCGATATGAAGAAATGCGGCAGCACCACCGAAGAAGTCACTTGCGTTGTCGAAGGCAAGGACGGCTGGCTCTTTTTGCAAGAAAGCCTGCTGAATGCCACCAAGCGCTGGAATGACAACACGCCGCAAATCATCGCCTTCAAGGACTCTCTCGAAGCGCGTGGCATCAAGCTCATTGTCGTACCAGTTCCCGATAAACTCTTAGTCGTCCCTGAGCAGTATTCCGACAAGGCAAAAAAAGGAATCAAACTCCCGCAATACAAGAAATGGGTCGACAAGCTCCGCAAGCACAACGTGACCGTCATCGATGCGCTTGAAAACCTCAAGGACCTCCACAAAAAACTCGGCACCGAAACGCCCATGTTCGAGCCGTACGAAAGCCACTGCACAGGCCCCGCAAGACTCGTGCTCGCCAACATGGCGGCAGATTCTATTGCACCGCTCCTCTACGGCATGAACCGTAAGCGCTACCCGATGCGCGATACCATTGTCGATGGCACCGGGAACCTCTACGATTTGCTCCATGGCAACGAAATTGAGTACAAAATAAAAGAACAAAAAGTTTTAGGCACCGACGGCTACAAGTATCGCGGTTCCAAAAAAGCACCCATCGTCGTCATCGGCGATAGTAACGTCGGCCAGGGCAAATCTTACGGAGCGCAAATCGGCGCATACATCGCAGCAGCGACAAGCGTCGAAACATATTCCATCAGCAAAGTCGGCGGTGGCAACATCGGCCCGCAAATGTTCAAAGGCAAAGAGAGCTTTTTGGAAGGCAAAAAAGCAGTCGTCTGGGTATTTGACGGTCGCGAACTTTACGGGCATTTCAAGGCGCCGGAATTTTAA
- a CDS encoding SIR2 family protein — translation MMQSNCYRRIFVLGSGFSKSFSPQMPTLRDLNELIPFGIPDEFPHFRDYCKRFLTLCNGDSDYLGIEPLATSILSAQIFPGERERLYHASLRFELLRFIASVIRRDNDVLDESAAAILKKFLVSCENDSASGSRETLLLSFNYDTLIETAIAKDKELCEQVSVDYGVKIDPADRSAKRGKKTRTIDLIKLHGSLNWFPVKGASDELDLKNVCEVEPQDRSFPIYCEDTPIFIPMAHAKESFLRGSLFNLLWSKADYYLKNAEEIYFIGYGFPKTDINNLEFLLRHRDRFKKVVVFEREGHNDLQRLQKLLGESLVESCDAKEFLEKLK, via the coding sequence ATGATGCAGTCGAATTGTTATCGCCGTATTTTTGTACTTGGTTCTGGTTTCAGCAAGTCTTTCTCGCCGCAGATGCCCACGCTCCGCGACTTGAATGAACTTATCCCTTTTGGAATCCCGGACGAGTTCCCGCATTTTCGCGATTACTGCAAGCGCTTTTTGACGCTCTGCAACGGCGATAGCGATTACCTTGGCATTGAGCCTTTGGCGACTTCCATTCTCTCAGCGCAGATTTTCCCGGGCGAGCGTGAACGTCTTTACCATGCATCGCTCCGTTTTGAACTGTTGCGCTTTATCGCAAGCGTCATCCGTCGCGATAACGATGTGCTTGATGAATCTGCTGCTGCGATTCTCAAGAAATTTTTGGTGTCTTGCGAAAACGATTCAGCGTCAGGTTCCCGCGAAACGCTTTTGCTCTCGTTCAATTACGACACACTTATTGAAACTGCAATTGCCAAGGATAAGGAACTTTGCGAACAAGTTTCTGTGGACTATGGCGTTAAAATTGACCCTGCCGATCGCTCGGCAAAACGCGGAAAGAAAACTCGGACGATAGACCTCATCAAATTGCACGGCTCGCTCAACTGGTTCCCCGTCAAGGGCGCAAGCGACGAACTTGACCTGAAAAATGTCTGTGAAGTTGAACCGCAAGACCGCAGTTTTCCCATCTACTGCGAAGACACGCCCATCTTCATTCCGATGGCGCATGCCAAGGAATCTTTCTTGCGTGGGAGTCTTTTCAACTTGCTATGGTCCAAGGCGGATTACTATTTGAAAAATGCCGAAGAGATTTACTTTATCGGTTACGGTTTCCCGAAGACGGACATCAACAATCTGGAATTTCTGTTGCGCCATCGCGACCGCTTCAAGAAGGTTGTTGTATTTGAACGTGAAGGCCACAATGACTTGCAACGCTTACAGAAACTGCTCGGCGAAAGTCTCGTCGAGTCCTGCGATGCTAAGGAATTTTTAGAGAAACTGAAGTAG
- the folD gene encoding bifunctional methylenetetrahydrofolate dehydrogenase/methenyltetrahydrofolate cyclohydrolase FolD has protein sequence MAALILDGKALAKTTEEELSARVASLKEKTGKTPILATILVGDDPASATYVKMKGNACARVGMESIRVVMDKNTTTEELLNKIQELNENPNVHGILLQHPVPRHIDERAAFEAIDARKDVDGVTCLGFGRMSMGERAYGCATPAGIMRLLKAYNIPLSGKHAVVVGRSAILGKPMAMMLLNANCTVTICHSKTENLPEFVKQADILVGAVGKPEFIKKSWIKPGAVVVDAGYHPGGVGDIEKGLEEVASAYTPVPGGVGPMTINTLIYQSVESGESLIK, from the coding sequence ATGGCAGCACTCATTCTCGATGGCAAGGCTCTTGCCAAGACTACTGAAGAAGAACTCAGCGCCCGCGTGGCGAGCCTCAAGGAAAAGACCGGCAAGACCCCGATTCTTGCAACGATCCTCGTGGGCGACGATCCGGCTAGCGCCACTTACGTCAAGATGAAAGGCAACGCCTGCGCTCGCGTCGGTATGGAAAGCATCCGCGTGGTGATGGACAAGAACACCACGACCGAAGAGCTCCTCAACAAGATTCAGGAACTCAACGAAAACCCGAACGTGCATGGCATCCTTTTGCAGCACCCGGTTCCGCGCCACATTGACGAACGAGCCGCATTCGAAGCTATTGACGCCCGCAAGGACGTAGACGGTGTGACCTGCCTCGGCTTTGGTCGCATGTCCATGGGCGAGCGTGCTTACGGCTGCGCAACGCCAGCCGGCATCATGCGTCTCCTCAAGGCTTACAACATTCCGCTTTCTGGCAAGCACGCCGTGGTCGTTGGCCGCAGCGCCATCCTCGGAAAGCCGATGGCCATGATGCTCCTCAACGCGAACTGCACCGTGACCATTTGCCACAGCAAGACCGAAAACCTTCCGGAATTCGTGAAGCAGGCAGACATTCTCGTGGGTGCAGTCGGCAAGCCGGAATTCATCAAGAAGTCCTGGATCAAGCCGGGTGCAGTCGTCGTGGACGCAGGTTACCATCCGGGCGGCGTCGGCGATATCGAAAAGGGTCTTGAAGAAGTCGCATCCGCATACACCCCGGTTCCGGGCGGTGTCGGCCCGATGACCATCAACACCCTCATCTACCAGAGCGTGGAATCCGGAGAATCGTTGATCAAGTAA